A stretch of the Oxyura jamaicensis isolate SHBP4307 breed ruddy duck chromosome 4, BPBGC_Ojam_1.0, whole genome shotgun sequence genome encodes the following:
- the C1GALT1C1 gene encoding C1GALT1-specific chaperone 1 has translation MISESGSFMKGVVLGGVFCVLVTLLGHFKMGHGTRAHHHEHHHIQAPNKNDVLNLSEDERLELSQSIRVYCIILVKPKDLGHWAAVKETWSKHCDKAEFYSSENIKVFNSVVLDTNDMWMMMRKAYKLTYERYKDEFNWFFLAYPTTFAIIENLKYFLLKKDPAQPFYIGHTVKSGDLEYVDSEGGIVLSIGSLRRLSHIFKDTDKCPEQGGMIWKLSEDKQLAVCLKYTGVIAENAEDSEGKDVFNTRSVNALIKEAMANHPEQVVDGCCSDMAITFNGLTPNHMHVMMYGVYRLRPYGHIYNDALIFLPPEGSDND, from the coding sequence atgatttctgaaagcGGTTCGTTCATGAAAGGTGTGGTGTTAGGAGGGGTCTTCTGCGTGCTGGTTACACTTCTTGGACATTTTAAGATGGGCCATGGGACTAGAGCACATCACCATGAGCACCATCACATCCAGGCTCCCAACAAAAACGATGTCTTGAATCTTTCAGAAGATGAGCGGTTGGAGCTCAGTCAGAGTATCCGTGTTTATTGTATCATCCTTGTGAAACCTAAGGATCTCGGGCACTGGGCTGCGGTGAAAGAGACATGGAGCAAGCACTGCGACAAGGCAGAGTTCTACAGCTCCGAGAACATCAAAGTGTTTAATTCAGTAGTCCTCGACACAAACGATATGTGGATGATGATGAGAAAAGCTTACAAGTTAACATATGAGCGCTACAAAGATGAATTCAACTGGTTCTTCCTTGCCTATCCAACAACGTTTGCTATTATTGAAAATCTCAAGTATTTCTTACTGAAGAAAGACCCTGCACAGCCTTTTTACATAGGCCATACTGTAAAATCTGGTGACCTGGAGTATGTAGATAGCGAGGGAGGAATTGTCTTAAGCATCGGATCGCTGAGACGACTTTCCCATATTTTCAAAGACACTGACAAGTGTCCAGAGCAGGGAGGTATGATTTGGAAACTTTCTGAGGATAAACAGCTAGCAGTATGCCTGAAGTATACTGGAGTGATTGCTGAAAACGCAGAAGACTCAGAAGGAAAAGACGTCTTTAACACCAGGTCAGTCAACGCTCTCATCAAAGAAGCAATGGCTAATCACCCTGAGCAAGTAGTAGATGGCTGCTGCTCAGACATGGCCATCACTTTCAATGGACTGACCCCCAACCACATGCACGTGATGATGTATGGTGTTTACAGGCTGAGACCTTATGGCCACATTTACAACGATGCACTCATCTTCCTGCCACCTGAAGGTTCAGACAATGACTGA